One genomic window of Actinoplanes lobatus includes the following:
- a CDS encoding fumarylacetoacetate hydrolase family protein: MRLAAFHLTGSEKRQVGLVVGEGPAWWVHPFPDGTDLVELLAADISDREAAADTAARGDGLRPDQIRLLPPVYPTAMRDFLTFEQHVAGVGKGMQGHESVPDEWYAAPSFLFMAPHAVTGGYDDVTIAPDTERFDYELELAAVICRDVRNATPDQARAAIGGYCVMNDWSARDVQGREMKLGLGPSKGKDFATTIGPWVVTADELDDHRDADGFLDLRMTVKVNGEVTGSDRSGHMGWSFEQMVSYASRASWVKKGEVIASGTCGGGALAEGWGRTGELLPRPLLPGDVVEMTIERLGTIRNRIVAGTETVPPIIPARRRVREEV; this comes from the coding sequence ATGCGACTGGCGGCCTTCCACCTGACCGGCTCGGAGAAGCGGCAGGTCGGCCTGGTGGTGGGGGAGGGCCCGGCCTGGTGGGTGCACCCCTTCCCGGACGGCACCGACCTGGTCGAGCTGCTGGCCGCGGACATCAGCGACCGTGAGGCGGCGGCCGACACCGCCGCCCGCGGCGACGGGCTGCGCCCGGACCAGATCCGGCTGCTGCCCCCGGTCTACCCGACCGCCATGCGTGACTTCCTCACCTTCGAGCAGCACGTGGCCGGCGTCGGCAAGGGCATGCAGGGCCACGAGTCCGTCCCGGACGAGTGGTACGCCGCGCCGTCGTTCCTGTTCATGGCCCCGCACGCGGTCACCGGCGGCTACGACGACGTGACGATCGCCCCGGACACCGAACGGTTCGACTACGAGCTGGAACTGGCCGCGGTCATCTGCCGCGACGTCCGCAACGCCACCCCCGACCAGGCCAGAGCCGCGATCGGCGGCTACTGCGTGATGAACGACTGGTCCGCCCGCGACGTGCAGGGCCGGGAGATGAAACTCGGTCTCGGCCCGTCCAAGGGCAAGGACTTCGCCACCACGATCGGCCCCTGGGTGGTCACCGCCGACGAACTCGACGACCACCGCGACGCCGACGGCTTCCTCGACCTGCGGATGACCGTCAAGGTCAACGGCGAGGTCACCGGCAGCGACCGGTCCGGGCACATGGGCTGGTCGTTCGAACAGATGGTCTCGTACGCGTCCCGCGCCTCCTGGGTCAAGAAGGGCGAGGTCATCGCGTCCGGCACGTGCGGCGGCGGCGCCCTGGCCGAGGGCTGGGGCCGCACCGGCGAACTGCTGCCCCGCCCGCTTCTGCCCGGCGACGTCGTCGAGATGACCATCGAACGGCTCGGCACCATCCGCAACCGCATCGTCGCCGGCACCGAGACCGTGCCGCCGATCATCCCCGCCCGCCGCCGTGTCCGGGAGGAGGTGTGA
- a CDS encoding MFS transporter, producing MSLPVSVGVATPASPLSRVSRVFPWVVFALTFGLLLSDYMSRQVLSAVFPFLKDEWGLTDTQLGSLTSVVALTVGVLAVPLSLVGDRWGRVRSIVVMAVVWSLATLGCALAAGYGHLLAARLLIGVGEAAYGSVGLAVVLAVFSAKRRASLTGAFMAAGSFGSVLGVALGGVLAAQFGWRWAFAAMGIFGLVLAGLYLVTINERKLAAHQIADDAATGPALAAGQQRAKLTTLFSTPAVVLAYLGGGLQLFITGSLFAWLPSYFNRAYDLAPDRAAKVAALYILIIGAGMVVCGLITDRVGQTRPIGKWTTAIVFAALTLAFLGAGFAMQPGGPQKLLLAVGCFFAAGTTGPTGAMVARLTHESIRATAFGTLTFFNNVLGLAAGSLVTGILADRLGLETAMRYVPLAAVGAVILLIAGRQAYPSSIRRLEPATATDTKDGDTA from the coding sequence ATGTCCTTGCCAGTGAGTGTGGGCGTCGCGACCCCGGCCTCCCCCCTGTCCCGGGTCTCCCGGGTCTTCCCGTGGGTCGTCTTCGCGCTCACCTTCGGGCTGCTGCTGTCGGACTACATGTCCCGGCAGGTCCTGTCGGCGGTGTTCCCGTTCCTCAAAGACGAGTGGGGGCTCACCGACACCCAGCTGGGCAGCCTGACCAGCGTCGTCGCCCTCACCGTCGGCGTTCTCGCGGTCCCGCTGTCACTGGTCGGCGACCGATGGGGACGGGTGCGGTCGATCGTCGTCATGGCCGTCGTCTGGAGCCTCGCCACCCTCGGCTGCGCCCTCGCCGCCGGATACGGGCACCTGCTCGCCGCCCGCCTGCTCATCGGCGTGGGCGAGGCCGCGTACGGCAGCGTCGGCCTCGCCGTCGTCCTCGCCGTCTTCTCCGCGAAGCGGCGCGCCTCACTCACCGGCGCGTTCATGGCCGCCGGCTCCTTCGGATCAGTGCTCGGCGTCGCCCTCGGCGGCGTCCTCGCCGCCCAGTTCGGCTGGCGCTGGGCATTCGCCGCCATGGGCATCTTCGGCCTCGTCCTCGCCGGCCTCTACCTGGTGACGATCAACGAACGCAAACTGGCCGCACACCAGATCGCCGACGACGCCGCCACCGGACCGGCCCTGGCGGCCGGACAGCAACGCGCCAAGCTGACCACCCTCTTCTCCACTCCCGCGGTGGTCCTCGCCTACCTCGGCGGCGGACTGCAACTGTTCATCACCGGCTCACTGTTCGCCTGGCTGCCCAGCTACTTCAACCGGGCCTACGACCTGGCCCCCGACCGGGCCGCCAAGGTCGCCGCCCTGTACATCCTGATCATTGGCGCCGGCATGGTCGTCTGCGGCCTGATCACCGACCGCGTCGGGCAGACCCGGCCGATCGGCAAATGGACCACCGCCATCGTCTTCGCCGCCCTGACCCTGGCCTTCCTCGGCGCGGGCTTCGCGATGCAGCCCGGCGGACCGCAGAAGCTGCTGCTCGCGGTGGGCTGCTTCTTCGCCGCCGGCACGACCGGGCCCACCGGCGCCATGGTCGCGCGGCTGACCCACGAATCGATCCGGGCCACCGCGTTCGGCACCCTCACCTTCTTCAACAACGTACTCGGCCTGGCCGCCGGGTCGCTCGTGACAGGTATCCTCGCCGACCGGCTCGGCCTGGAAACCGCCATGCGATACGTCCCACTCGCAGCGGTCGGCGCCGTCATCCTGCTGATCGCCGGACGCCAGGCCTACCCGTCCAGCATCCGCCGACTCGAACCCGCGACAGCCACCGACACGAAGGACGGGGACACCGCGTGA
- a CDS encoding alpha/beta hydrolase family protein, with protein sequence MFEYFPGNYIWSFGVTAALNSGGAIDEVDRACRPIRELAQQGSDVGTEQFMQSWRKVADQVEQQAIEAEKADHLRTAGQKYLRAGGYLCQAERMLSNSSPLRIPTYRHLLDVMEKSFELIDPATTRVEVPFEGTTLPAYFTNASTDGSPRPTIIMWNGLDSTKEHMYTSGWPAEMAARGFSVLQVDCPGSGEALRLQGLTSRVETEDWARACVDYLSAREDVRSDRIGLVGWSLGGYYVPRAAAFEKRLAFAVAWGANHNWGEVQKKRLEREGENPVPHYWEHVLWVWGETDLDTFIAKAERIHLNGVVEHITCPFLITHGTNDRQIDVAYAHQSFDQAVNAPKKDLRLFTPEEGGTEHIGLDHLPHVGAYTADWIEDTLRELNAA encoded by the coding sequence ATGTTCGAGTACTTCCCCGGCAACTACATCTGGAGTTTCGGCGTCACCGCGGCGCTGAACTCCGGCGGTGCGATCGACGAGGTGGACCGGGCCTGCCGGCCGATCCGTGAACTCGCCCAGCAGGGCTCCGACGTCGGCACCGAGCAGTTCATGCAGTCCTGGCGCAAGGTCGCCGACCAGGTCGAACAGCAGGCCATCGAGGCGGAGAAGGCCGACCACCTGCGCACCGCCGGGCAGAAGTACCTGCGGGCCGGCGGCTACCTGTGCCAGGCCGAGCGGATGCTGTCCAACTCGTCGCCGCTGCGCATCCCCACCTACCGGCACCTGCTCGACGTGATGGAGAAGTCGTTCGAACTGATCGACCCGGCGACCACCCGGGTGGAGGTGCCGTTCGAGGGGACGACCCTGCCGGCGTATTTCACCAACGCCTCCACCGATGGTTCGCCGCGGCCGACGATCATCATGTGGAACGGCTTGGACTCCACCAAGGAGCACATGTACACGTCGGGCTGGCCGGCCGAGATGGCCGCCCGCGGATTCTCGGTGCTCCAGGTCGACTGCCCCGGCTCCGGAGAGGCGCTGCGGTTGCAGGGCCTTACCTCCCGGGTGGAAACCGAGGACTGGGCGCGGGCGTGCGTCGACTATCTGTCGGCGAGAGAAGATGTCCGAAGTGACCGGATCGGCCTGGTCGGCTGGTCGCTCGGCGGCTACTACGTGCCCCGGGCCGCCGCGTTCGAGAAACGGCTCGCCTTCGCCGTCGCGTGGGGCGCCAACCACAACTGGGGCGAGGTGCAGAAGAAGCGCCTCGAACGCGAGGGCGAGAACCCGGTCCCGCACTACTGGGAGCACGTCCTCTGGGTGTGGGGCGAGACCGACCTGGACACGTTCATCGCCAAGGCCGAGCGGATCCACCTCAACGGCGTCGTCGAACACATCACCTGCCCGTTCCTGATCACCCACGGCACCAACGACCGGCAGATCGACGTGGCCTACGCGCACCAGTCGTTCGACCAGGCCGTCAACGCACCGAAGAAGGACCTGCGGCTGTTCACGCCGGAGGAGGGCGGCACCGAGCACATCGGCCTCGACCACCTGCCGCACGTCGGCGCCTACACCGCCGACTGGATCGAGGACACCCTGCGCGAACTGAACGCCGCATGA
- a CDS encoding glycoside hydrolase family 1 protein, which translates to MTGFLWGVAGAGHQTEGHNDRSDTWFLENVTPTVFREPSGPATDSWARWRVDIGLASGLGLNAYRFSVEWARIEPSEGTYDEAALDHYEAIVDHCLSLGLAPVVTFNHFTSPHWFAAAGGWLNPDAPRLFARYCDAVTARFGDRIAIAVTMNEPNLARLLSWMELPSFVRELERKTLEAATAAAGVTRYRVANVMLPEEMDALADGMEAGHRAARAAIKARRPDLPVGLSLAVADDVVDGDDPSVRDRKRSEVYERWLHLARDDDFVGVQNYERLHYDGNGAVPVPAEAPRNQMGSAVDPESLGGAVRYVHAETGVPVLVTEHGMATADDTLRAAFLEPSLAGLHAAIGDGVPVLGYLHWTLLDNFEWIFGYGHRLGLFEVDRDTFARTPKISAGVYADLVAAYRKRVVDGLPVTLNETA; encoded by the coding sequence ATGACCGGGTTCCTGTGGGGTGTGGCGGGCGCCGGCCACCAGACCGAGGGCCACAACGACCGCAGCGACACCTGGTTCCTGGAGAACGTCACCCCGACCGTCTTCCGCGAGCCGTCCGGCCCGGCCACCGACAGCTGGGCGCGGTGGCGTGTGGACATCGGCCTCGCCTCCGGCCTCGGCCTCAACGCCTACCGCTTCTCGGTGGAATGGGCACGGATAGAGCCTTCCGAGGGTACGTACGACGAAGCTGCCCTCGATCACTACGAGGCGATCGTCGACCACTGCCTTTCCCTCGGGCTCGCACCGGTCGTGACGTTCAACCACTTCACCTCGCCACACTGGTTCGCGGCCGCCGGCGGATGGCTGAACCCGGACGCTCCACGGCTGTTCGCCCGCTACTGCGACGCGGTGACGGCCCGGTTCGGGGACCGGATCGCGATCGCGGTCACCATGAACGAGCCCAACCTCGCCCGGCTGCTCAGCTGGATGGAGCTGCCGTCGTTCGTACGCGAGCTGGAACGCAAGACGCTCGAAGCCGCGACCGCGGCAGCCGGGGTGACCAGATATCGCGTCGCGAACGTGATGCTGCCGGAGGAGATGGACGCCCTCGCCGACGGCATGGAGGCCGGCCACCGGGCCGCGCGGGCCGCCATCAAGGCCCGCCGCCCGGATCTGCCGGTGGGCCTGTCCCTGGCGGTGGCCGACGACGTCGTCGACGGCGACGACCCATCAGTGCGTGACCGCAAAAGATCAGAGGTGTACGAACGCTGGCTGCACCTGGCGCGCGACGACGACTTCGTCGGCGTGCAGAACTACGAACGACTGCACTACGACGGTAACGGCGCCGTTCCGGTCCCGGCGGAGGCCCCGCGTAACCAGATGGGCAGCGCCGTCGACCCGGAGTCGCTCGGCGGCGCGGTCCGCTACGTGCACGCCGAGACCGGTGTCCCGGTGCTGGTCACCGAACACGGCATGGCCACCGCCGACGACACCCTACGGGCCGCGTTCCTGGAACCGTCGCTGGCCGGGCTGCACGCGGCCATCGGCGACGGGGTACCGGTGCTCGGCTACCTCCACTGGACGCTGCTCGACAACTTCGAGTGGATCTTCGGGTACGGGCACCGGCTCGGACTGTTCGAGGTGGACCGGGACACGTTCGCCCGTACCCCGAAAATCAGTGCCGGGGTCTACGCCGACCTGGTCGCCGCCTACCGCAAGCGGGTCGTGGACGGCCTCCCCGTGACGCTGAATGAGACGGCATAG
- a CDS encoding BKACE family enzyme: protein MHFLDDSLWPENQEKLVITAAPYGPEWEPGDFPEDIPVTMDQQVQAAVDCYNAGATVLHIHVRELNGKGSKRMSMFNELLGRLRDAVPDMILQIGGSISFTPENDGEAAKWLEDEARHLLTTLDPAPDQVTIAINTSQMNIVELMTADDIAGTSFERPALHEAFRNMVVPAEPAWVEEHLKRLRAAGIQPHFQLAHSAQLETVERLVRRGVYTGPLNISWVAIGGGFDGPNPYTMMDFIRRVPDGASLTMESIMRAVLPINTMGIAMGLHTRCGNEDNLWYAKGEKMTSVRQVEQLVRIAGELGRKIADGKEARDIYKIGEYWDSADEALAKLGYAPNRKPGQVGFTFHA, encoded by the coding sequence CACCGCCGCTCCCTACGGGCCGGAGTGGGAGCCGGGTGACTTCCCCGAGGACATTCCGGTCACCATGGACCAGCAGGTTCAGGCCGCGGTCGACTGCTACAACGCCGGCGCCACCGTCCTGCACATCCATGTGCGTGAGCTCAACGGCAAGGGCTCGAAGCGGATGTCGATGTTCAACGAGTTGCTCGGCCGGCTGCGCGACGCCGTACCCGACATGATTTTGCAGATCGGCGGCTCGATCTCGTTCACCCCGGAGAACGACGGTGAAGCCGCCAAGTGGCTCGAGGACGAGGCCCGGCACCTGCTGACCACCCTCGACCCGGCACCCGACCAGGTCACCATCGCCATCAACACCAGCCAGATGAACATCGTGGAGTTGATGACCGCCGACGACATCGCCGGCACCTCCTTCGAACGACCCGCCCTGCACGAGGCGTTCCGTAACATGGTCGTCCCGGCCGAGCCGGCGTGGGTCGAGGAACACCTCAAGCGGCTGCGTGCGGCGGGTATTCAGCCGCATTTCCAGCTCGCCCACAGCGCGCAGTTGGAGACCGTCGAGCGGCTGGTCCGCCGGGGTGTCTACACCGGTCCGCTCAACATCAGCTGGGTGGCGATCGGTGGCGGCTTCGACGGCCCGAACCCGTACACGATGATGGACTTCATCCGCCGGGTGCCAGACGGCGCGTCGCTGACCATGGAATCGATCATGCGTGCGGTGCTGCCGATCAACACCATGGGCATCGCCATGGGCCTGCACACCCGCTGCGGCAACGAGGACAACCTCTGGTACGCCAAGGGCGAGAAGATGACCTCCGTCCGGCAGGTCGAACAGCTGGTCCGGATCGCCGGCGAACTCGGCCGCAAGATCGCCGACGGCAAGGAAGCCCGCGACATCTACAAGATCGGCGAGTACTGGGACAGCGCCGACGAAGCCCTCGCCAAGCTCGGCTACGCCCCCAACCGCAAACCCGGCCAGGTCGGCTTCACCTTCCACGCCTGA
- a CDS encoding aldehyde dehydrogenase family protein, protein MPEVVTRDPATGRELGRYPAHDEAAVEQALAETAAAAPGWAATPLGERLALLRTVGKLLTERRDEYAALITAEMGKPLAESLAEIDKCAWNCSVVADLAPEWLADRPVSASAAQSWISYEPLGVIFAVMPWNFPFWQVLRFACAALAAGNTALLKHSPDVTGCALAIEELFESLQPGLFRALVIDAGRVADVSRRIILDPRIAAVTLTGSERAGAAVAEAAGTACKKTVLELGGSDPFVVLADASISAAADAAARSRFGNAGQSCVAAKRFIVVEEVADEFVAALLASLETTQIGPLARADLRDNAIRQIEETVAAGARLLTGGRPVDGPGYFLEPAVLDHVTPGMAAFTEETFGPVAAVVRARDDDHAVALANDTDFGLGCSVWGATGHALAVGRRIRSGALFVNAPVASDPRLPFGGIGRSGHGRELSAEGVREFTNLRTVAVA, encoded by the coding sequence ATGCCCGAGGTCGTCACCCGCGACCCGGCCACCGGCCGGGAACTCGGCCGCTATCCCGCCCACGACGAGGCGGCCGTCGAACAGGCCCTCGCCGAGACGGCGGCCGCCGCGCCCGGCTGGGCCGCCACCCCGCTCGGCGAGCGGCTGGCCCTGCTGCGCACGGTCGGGAAACTGCTCACCGAACGCCGCGACGAGTACGCCGCCCTGATCACCGCCGAGATGGGCAAACCGCTCGCCGAGTCCCTCGCCGAGATCGACAAGTGCGCCTGGAACTGTTCCGTCGTCGCCGATCTCGCCCCTGAGTGGCTCGCCGACCGGCCGGTTTCCGCAAGCGCCGCGCAGTCGTGGATCAGCTACGAACCACTGGGCGTGATCTTCGCGGTGATGCCGTGGAACTTCCCGTTCTGGCAGGTCCTGCGGTTCGCCTGCGCCGCCCTCGCGGCCGGCAACACCGCGCTGCTCAAGCACAGCCCGGACGTCACCGGCTGCGCCCTGGCCATCGAGGAGCTGTTCGAGTCACTCCAGCCGGGCCTGTTCCGAGCGCTGGTGATCGACGCCGGCCGGGTAGCCGACGTGTCCCGCCGGATCATCCTCGACCCGCGTATCGCCGCGGTCACCCTGACCGGCAGCGAGCGGGCCGGCGCGGCGGTGGCCGAGGCCGCAGGCACCGCATGTAAGAAGACGGTTCTGGAGCTCGGCGGCTCGGACCCGTTCGTGGTGCTTGCGGACGCTTCGATCTCGGCCGCAGCCGACGCCGCCGCTCGGTCTCGCTTCGGCAACGCCGGCCAGAGCTGTGTCGCCGCCAAACGGTTCATCGTCGTCGAGGAGGTCGCCGACGAGTTCGTGGCCGCACTCCTTGCGTCGCTTGAGACTACGCAAATCGGACCTTTGGCTCGTGCGGACCTGCGCGACAACGCGATCCGCCAGATCGAGGAGACCGTCGCCGCCGGCGCGAGGCTGCTCACCGGCGGCCGCCCGGTCGACGGCCCCGGCTACTTCCTGGAACCGGCCGTCCTCGACCACGTCACCCCCGGTATGGCCGCGTTCACCGAGGAGACGTTCGGCCCGGTCGCCGCCGTGGTCCGCGCCCGCGACGACGACCACGCCGTCGCACTGGCCAACGACACCGACTTCGGTCTCGGCTGCTCGGTCTGGGGCGCCACCGGCCACGCCCTCGCCGTCGGCAGGCGCATCCGCTCCGGCGCCCTCTTCGTCAACGCCCCGGTCGCCTCCGACCCACGGCTGCCGTTCGGCGGCATCGGCCGCAGCGGTCACGGCCGCGAGCTGTCCGCCGAGGGCGTACGCGAATTCACGAACCTGCGCACCGTCGCGGTCGCCTGA
- a CDS encoding DUF4259 domain-containing protein → MGTWGAGNFDSDTAADHLSILTERLVSEVEEAMSGDPVELEPDEYWGVAVPCNLEILHVLASRRWVGVVLPEAATVEAWKATYLAVWDATIDGLEPAPEHRTQRRAALERTFDQLVEAIRIS, encoded by the coding sequence ATGGGTACCTGGGGAGCCGGAAACTTCGACAGCGACACGGCTGCGGACCATCTTTCGATCCTGACCGAGCGGCTGGTGAGCGAGGTCGAGGAGGCCATGTCCGGCGATCCGGTCGAGTTGGAGCCCGACGAGTACTGGGGTGTCGCCGTTCCCTGCAATCTCGAGATCCTGCACGTGCTGGCGAGCCGGCGCTGGGTCGGCGTCGTGCTGCCCGAGGCCGCGACAGTCGAGGCGTGGAAGGCGACCTACCTGGCCGTTTGGGATGCGACCATCGACGGGTTGGAGCCGGCCCCCGAGCACCGGACGCAGCGACGAGCGGCACTGGAACGCACCTTCGACCAACTCGTCGAGGCGATCCGCATCAGCTGA
- a CDS encoding VOC family protein has protein sequence MSHLNAHGITHLRHVDLAVPDYATQRTFYRDTWGLTEVGTDGDLSYLAAEGSPEQYIIRLRRAADKRLDLIAFGATDPAAVDALAANLAAQGVQLVSQPGKLQTAGGGYGFRFFDVDGRTIEISSDVETRQHRAIEEGEAIPVRISHAVMNSNDPTRTKDWYGKYLGFQLSDTLWSAHMGEMMHFMRCNDWHHSLAIARGPHTSVHHVSFEMRGIDEYMRGTGRVMRAGVKKIWGPGRHLAGNNTFTYFLDPSGNTMEYTTELERLETDQWHPTLYDIADPNTQDQWGTADPMSEIIAKDSFNAPDRGVFVAPPV, from the coding sequence ATGTCCCACCTCAACGCCCACGGGATCACCCACCTGCGGCACGTCGACCTCGCTGTGCCGGACTACGCCACCCAGCGCACCTTCTACCGGGACACCTGGGGCCTCACCGAGGTCGGCACCGACGGCGACCTGTCCTACCTGGCCGCCGAAGGCTCGCCGGAGCAGTACATCATCCGGCTGCGCAGGGCGGCCGACAAGCGGCTCGACCTGATCGCGTTCGGCGCGACCGACCCGGCCGCCGTCGACGCGCTCGCCGCCAACCTCGCCGCGCAGGGCGTCCAGCTGGTCAGCCAGCCGGGCAAGCTCCAGACGGCCGGCGGCGGGTACGGCTTCCGCTTCTTCGACGTCGACGGCCGTACCATCGAGATCTCCTCCGACGTCGAGACCCGGCAGCACCGGGCCATCGAGGAGGGTGAGGCCATCCCGGTCCGTATCTCGCACGCCGTGATGAACTCCAACGACCCCACCCGCACCAAGGACTGGTACGGGAAGTACCTCGGCTTCCAGCTGTCCGACACGCTGTGGAGCGCCCACATGGGCGAGATGATGCACTTCATGCGGTGCAACGACTGGCACCACAGCCTCGCCATCGCCCGCGGCCCGCACACCTCCGTGCACCACGTGTCGTTCGAGATGCGCGGCATCGACGAGTACATGCGCGGCACCGGCCGGGTCATGCGTGCCGGCGTCAAGAAGATCTGGGGACCGGGCCGGCACCTGGCCGGCAACAACACGTTCACCTACTTCCTCGACCCCAGCGGCAACACGATGGAGTACACCACCGAGCTGGAGCGCCTCGAAACCGACCAGTGGCACCCGACGCTCTACGACATCGCCGACCCCAACACCCAGGACCAATGGGGTACGGCGGACCCGATGAGCGAGATCATCGCCAAGGACTCCTTCAACGCCCCCGACCGTGGCGTCTTCGTCGCCCCGCCCGTTTAA